The proteins below come from a single Staphylococcus sp. MI 10-1553 genomic window:
- the dnaB gene encoding replicative DNA helicase: MDEMYEHNRMPHSHEAEQSVLGAIFLDPELMSSTQEILLPESFYRGAHQHIFRAMMDLNEDGKDIDIVTVLDRLTQEGVVNEAGGPQYLAEITSNVPTTRNIQYYTDVVFKNAVKRKLIHTADSIANDGYNDELDLDTVLNDAERRILELSSTRESDGFKDIRDVLGQVYDNAEQLDQNSGQTPGIPTGYRDLDQMTAGFNRNDLIILAARPSVGKTAFALNIAQKVATHEDQYTVGIFSLEMGADQLATRMICSSGNVDSNRLRTGTMTEEDWNRFTVAVGKLSRTKIFIDDTPGVRITDIRSKCRRLKQEHGLDMIVIDYLQLIQGSGSRASDNRQQEVSEISRMLKAIARELECPVIALSQLSRGVEQRQDKRPMMSDIRESGSIEQDADIVAFLYRDDYYNRGDGDDDEDDGGFEPQTNDENGEIEIIIAKQRNGPTGTVKLHFMKQYNKFTDIDYAHADMG; encoded by the coding sequence ATGGATGAAATGTATGAACATAATCGAATGCCACACAGTCATGAGGCGGAACAATCTGTACTGGGGGCGATTTTTCTCGACCCAGAATTGATGTCGTCCACGCAAGAAATTTTGTTGCCTGAATCATTTTATCGTGGTGCGCATCAGCATATTTTCCGTGCGATGATGGACCTGAATGAAGATGGCAAAGATATTGATATTGTGACTGTTTTGGATCGACTCACACAAGAAGGGGTCGTGAATGAAGCGGGAGGTCCCCAATATCTTGCTGAAATTACATCGAATGTACCGACAACGCGAAATATTCAATACTACACAGACGTGGTGTTCAAAAATGCAGTCAAACGCAAGCTGATTCACACTGCGGATAGTATTGCGAATGATGGCTATAATGATGAATTAGATTTAGATACCGTGCTGAACGATGCAGAACGTCGTATTTTGGAGCTGTCTTCTACGCGTGAGAGTGATGGTTTTAAAGATATTCGTGATGTATTGGGGCAAGTTTACGATAATGCGGAACAATTGGATCAAAATAGTGGTCAAACGCCAGGGATTCCAACAGGCTACCGTGATCTAGACCAGATGACAGCAGGCTTTAACCGTAATGATCTCATTATTTTAGCGGCACGACCTTCTGTGGGTAAGACTGCCTTCGCTCTTAATATTGCGCAAAAAGTAGCAACCCATGAAGATCAATATACGGTCGGTATTTTCTCATTAGAGATGGGTGCAGACCAATTGGCGACACGTATGATTTGTAGTTCTGGAAATGTCGATTCGAACCGTTTACGTACGGGGACCATGACTGAAGAAGACTGGAATCGATTTACAGTCGCAGTCGGTAAATTGTCTCGGACGAAAATTTTTATTGATGATACACCGGGTGTGCGAATTACAGATATCCGTTCAAAATGTCGTCGTTTAAAGCAAGAACATGGACTTGATATGATTGTGATTGACTACTTGCAATTGATTCAAGGAAGCGGTTCACGTGCATCGGATAACCGTCAACAAGAAGTGTCAGAGATTTCGCGTATGCTTAAAGCGATTGCCCGTGAGTTAGAGTGTCCGGTGATTGCGTTAAGTCAGCTATCACGTGGTGTTGAACAACGACAAGATAAACGTCCAATGATGAGTGATATTCGTGAGTCAGGTTCGATTGAGCAAGACGCCGATATCGTTGCTTTCTTATATCGTGATGATTACTATAACCGTGGCGATGGGGATGATGATGAAGATGATGGCGGATTCGAACCACAAACGAATGATGAAAATGGTGAAATTGAAATCATTATCGCGAAGCAACGTAACGGCCCGACCGGTACAGTGAAGTTGCACTTTATGAAACAATATAATAAGTTTACAGATATCGATTATGCCCATGCGGATATGGGATAA
- the serS gene encoding serine--tRNA ligase gives MLDIKLFRNEPERVKEKIALRQMDPSVVDEVLALDQQRRDYIQQTEELKAERNKASQQIAEKKRNKENADDAIKAQREVGEKIKNIDAQLKEADTKLNDILSRIPNLIHDDVPEGEDDSDNVELKRWGTPREFDFEAKAHWDLVESLEMADFDRAARVSGARFVYLTNDGAKLERALMNFMITMHTTQHGYREMMVPQLVNAKAMYGTGQLPKFEEDLFKVEKEGLYTIPTAEVPLTNYYRDEIVQPGVLPAKFTGQSACFRSEAGSAGRDTRGLIRLHQFNKVEMVRIEKPEDSWDALEEMTSNAEAILEALNLPYRRVILCTGDIGFGASKTYDLEVWLPSYNDYKEISSCSNCVDFQARRANIRFKRDKDAKPEYAHTLNGSGLAVGRTFAAIVENYQNEDGTITVPEPLVPFMGGQTVIKPL, from the coding sequence ATGTTAGACATTAAATTATTCAGAAATGAACCAGAGAGAGTTAAGGAGAAAATCGCGTTACGTCAAATGGATCCGTCAGTTGTAGATGAAGTGTTAGCGTTAGACCAACAACGCCGCGATTACATACAACAAACTGAAGAGTTAAAAGCAGAACGTAACAAGGCATCTCAACAAATTGCTGAAAAGAAACGTAATAAAGAAAATGCGGATGACGCGATTAAAGCGCAACGTGAAGTAGGCGAAAAAATTAAAAATATCGATGCACAGTTAAAAGAAGCGGATACGAAATTAAATGACATCTTATCACGTATTCCAAACCTTATTCACGATGATGTACCTGAAGGTGAAGATGATTCTGATAATGTAGAACTTAAAAGATGGGGTACACCACGTGAGTTCGACTTTGAAGCGAAAGCACACTGGGACTTAGTAGAATCATTAGAAATGGCAGACTTTGACCGTGCCGCACGTGTATCTGGTGCACGTTTCGTTTATTTAACAAATGACGGTGCTAAATTAGAGCGTGCGTTAATGAACTTTATGATTACGATGCATACGACACAACACGGTTACCGCGAAATGATGGTGCCTCAATTAGTCAATGCTAAAGCGATGTACGGTACAGGACAATTACCTAAATTTGAAGAAGATTTATTTAAAGTAGAAAAAGAAGGCTTATACACAATTCCAACTGCAGAAGTACCTTTGACAAACTACTATAGAGACGAAATTGTACAGCCGGGTGTCTTACCAGCTAAGTTTACAGGTCAATCAGCATGTTTCAGAAGTGAAGCGGGATCAGCAGGCCGTGATACACGTGGTTTAATCCGTCTTCACCAATTCAATAAAGTTGAAATGGTACGTATCGAAAAACCTGAAGATTCATGGGACGCTTTAGAAGAAATGACATCAAATGCAGAAGCGATTCTTGAAGCATTGAACTTACCATACCGTCGCGTGATTTTATGTACAGGCGATATTGGTTTCGGTGCAAGTAAAACATATGACTTAGAAGTATGGTTACCAAGCTACAATGACTACAAAGAAATCAGCTCATGTTCAAACTGTGTAGACTTCCAAGCGCGTCGTGCAAATATCCGTTTCAAACGTGATAAAGATGCCAAACCTGAATACGCACATACGTTAAATGGCTCTGGTTTAGCAGTAGGTCGTACATTTGCGGCGATTGTAGAGAACTATCAAAATGAAGACGGTACGATTACGGTGCCTGAACCGTTAGTGCCATTCATGGGTGGACAAACTGTCATTAAACCTCTATAA
- a CDS encoding DUF2232 domain-containing protein: protein MPGLAIILACFSLIPGIVLWYQSKHSFGLVALIAIILSTLTGNVFVMTFLIIILVLSMVISQLLVQRASKERILYSVTFVASVLTLSAIMILQTLKKIPYADDLLQPYRAIVHQTAELENLDQQAQEILNNSLQQLAIQLPGMIVVAIAIYAIITLLIIFPILRKFKVATPVFRPLFFWQMKRSVFIMYALALLTTITTQPATTPNSIGINFQIVLGFLLVIQGLSFIHFFASIKKMPGALKVILVIVGVLFYPMTRLIGLLDLGLNLKRMIKNDKR from the coding sequence ATGCCTGGATTAGCAATTATTTTGGCATGCTTTAGTTTAATCCCAGGTATCGTTTTATGGTACCAATCTAAGCATTCGTTTGGCTTAGTCGCACTCATCGCGATAATTCTCTCAACGCTCACAGGCAACGTTTTTGTGATGACATTTTTAATCATTATTTTAGTTTTAAGTATGGTTATTAGTCAGTTATTAGTCCAACGTGCTTCTAAAGAGCGCATCTTATATTCAGTGACATTCGTGGCAAGTGTTTTAACATTAAGTGCGATAATGATTTTACAAACTTTGAAAAAAATCCCGTATGCTGATGACTTATTGCAACCGTATCGTGCAATTGTGCATCAAACTGCAGAGTTAGAAAATTTGGATCAACAAGCACAAGAGATTTTAAACAATTCGCTTCAACAACTCGCAATACAGTTGCCGGGGATGATTGTAGTAGCGATTGCAATTTATGCTATCATCACATTGCTCATCATTTTCCCGATTTTACGTAAGTTCAAAGTGGCAACACCTGTATTTCGCCCACTTTTTTTCTGGCAAATGAAGCGTTCAGTTTTCATTATGTATGCATTGGCATTATTAACAACGATTACAACACAACCTGCCACTACGCCGAATAGCATTGGCATTAATTTCCAAATCGTTTTAGGTTTCTTATTGGTTATTCAAGGTTTAAGTTTTATTCATTTCTTTGCATCTATTAAAAAAATGCCCGGCGCGTTAAAAGTGATTTTAGTGATTGTCGGTGTGCTATTTTATCCAATGACACGCCTTATTGGTTTACTCGATTTGGGATTGAATTTAAAACGTATGATAAAAAATGATAAGAGGTGA
- a CDS encoding DUF6007 family protein translates to MIPMFFIINVLPKDNLFEIIMSLIIVMLSSIGLSTVIIYILY, encoded by the coding sequence ATGATTCCAATGTTTTTCATTATCAATGTTTTACCTAAAGACAATCTTTTTGAAATAATAATGTCTCTTATTATTGTTATGCTATCTTCTATTGGATTATCCACGGTTATTATTTACATCTTATATTAG
- a CDS encoding NAD(P)H-hydrate dehydratase: MKTLSAVHIPKRKDDTHKGDYGRILLIGGNANLGGAIMLAARACVYSGSGLITVATHPTNHVALHSRCPEAMVIDINDTKKLTKMIEASDCILIGPGLGLDFKGNNAMTFLLQNIQPHHTLIVDGDAISIVSKLKPEIPACNVIYTPHQKEWERLSGIPIEEQTYETNRAAVDRLGGTVVLKKHGTEIYFENDAYKLEVGSPAMATGGMGDTLAGMITSFVGQFDDVIDAITSATYTHSYIGDKLSEDMYVVPPSKIIDEIPYAMKQLEE, from the coding sequence GTGAAAACATTGTCAGCTGTTCACATTCCTAAACGTAAGGATGACACACATAAAGGTGACTATGGACGTATTCTGTTAATTGGTGGCAATGCCAATTTAGGTGGCGCAATCATGTTAGCAGCGCGCGCTTGTGTATATAGCGGAAGTGGCTTAATTACAGTCGCAACGCATCCAACAAATCATGTCGCATTACATTCTCGTTGTCCTGAAGCAATGGTCATTGACATTAATGATACGAAAAAACTAACGAAAATGATTGAAGCTTCTGATTGTATTTTAATCGGACCAGGTTTAGGGTTAGATTTTAAAGGTAACAATGCAATGACATTTTTACTGCAAAATATTCAACCCCACCATACTTTAATTGTGGATGGTGATGCGATTTCAATCGTAAGCAAACTTAAACCTGAAATTCCAGCTTGCAATGTCATTTACACACCACATCAAAAAGAGTGGGAGCGTTTGAGTGGCATTCCGATTGAGGAACAAACGTATGAAACAAACCGTGCAGCAGTTGATCGTTTAGGTGGTACGGTCGTGCTTAAAAAACACGGTACAGAAATATACTTTGAAAATGACGCATACAAGCTTGAGGTTGGTAGCCCAGCGATGGCAACAGGCGGCATGGGGGATACACTTGCCGGCATGATTACAAGTTTTGTGGGGCAATTTGACGACGTGATTGATGCAATTACAAGTGCGACTTATACACACAGTTACATTGGAGATAAGTTGTCAGAGGATATGTATGTCGTACCCCCATCAAAAATTATTGATGAAATTCCTTATGCAATGAAGCAATTAGAGGAATAA
- a CDS encoding AzlD domain-containing protein, translating into MSMYVFWTIFLAGLGTLLIRITPFVMISRMELSEKVLKWLTFIPITLFTALVVDGFIQQQGGVMGYTLNWNFIIALIPTLIIAFWTRSLTITVIVGMVSVALLRTIGLF; encoded by the coding sequence ATGAGCATGTACGTATTTTGGACGATCTTTTTAGCAGGACTTGGCACTTTACTCATCAGAATCACCCCTTTTGTCATGATTTCGCGTATGGAACTGTCTGAAAAGGTGCTCAAGTGGCTGACGTTTATTCCGATTACTTTATTTACTGCATTAGTGGTGGATGGATTCATTCAGCAACAAGGAGGTGTGATGGGTTATACATTGAATTGGAACTTTATCATCGCGCTCATTCCGACACTTATCATTGCTTTTTGGACAAGGAGTTTAACGATAACAGTCATTGTCGGTATGGTCAGTGTGGCATTGTTGAGAACTATCGGATTATTCTAA
- the metX gene encoding homoserine O-acetyltransferase MetX: MVNYHVDTLALGAFTTESGETIENLKLRYEYVGYPGQPLVVVCHALTGNHLTYGTEDNPGWWREIIDGGYMPVHDYQFLTFNVIGSPFGSSSRLTDPNFPKKLTMRDIVRALEKGIEALGHQKIDILIGGSLGGMQVMELLYNQKFEVKKAVILAATEKTSSYSRAFNEIARQAIHLAGEEGLSIARQLGFLTYRSSKSYDARFTPDEVVLYQKHQGDKFKEQFDLQCYLTLLDVLDSHDIHHGRDDVANVFQSLDTKVLTLGFTDDLLYPDDQVAALGCYFKYHRHFFVPDNVGHDGFLLNFNDWAPYLYHFLKVSRFRR; the protein is encoded by the coding sequence ATGGTGAATTATCACGTGGACACATTAGCATTAGGTGCATTTACGACAGAATCCGGTGAAACGATTGAAAATTTGAAACTTCGGTATGAGTATGTAGGTTATCCTGGCCAACCACTCGTCGTCGTATGTCATGCGTTGACAGGCAACCATCTCACTTATGGTACAGAAGACAATCCAGGGTGGTGGCGAGAGATTATTGATGGGGGGTATATGCCAGTTCATGATTATCAATTTCTAACATTTAATGTGATTGGTAGTCCATTTGGGTCGAGTTCTCGTTTAACAGATCCAAACTTCCCAAAAAAGCTCACAATGCGAGATATTGTGCGTGCCCTTGAGAAAGGCATCGAAGCGTTAGGTCATCAAAAAATCGACATTCTCATCGGTGGCTCATTAGGTGGCATGCAAGTGATGGAGCTCCTCTACAATCAAAAATTCGAAGTGAAAAAGGCTGTCATTTTAGCAGCTACTGAAAAAACGTCTTCTTATAGTCGGGCGTTTAATGAAATTGCGAGACAAGCTATTCATTTAGCAGGAGAAGAAGGGTTAAGTATCGCGCGGCAACTCGGCTTTTTAACGTACCGGTCCTCTAAAAGTTATGATGCGCGCTTCACACCTGATGAAGTAGTGTTATACCAAAAGCATCAAGGCGACAAATTTAAAGAACAGTTTGATTTGCAATGTTATTTAACACTCCTCGATGTATTAGATAGTCATGACATTCACCATGGTAGAGATGATGTCGCAAACGTATTCCAATCATTAGACACGAAAGTACTCACGCTCGGCTTTACAGATGACTTGCTGTATCCAGATGACCAAGTCGCTGCGTTAGGCTGTTATTTCAAATATCACCGCCATTTCTTTGTGCCTGATAATGTAGGTCATGATGGCTTTTTATTGAATTTTAACGATTGGGCACCGTACCTTTATCATTTCCTAAAAGTTTCACGATTTAGACGCTAA
- the hutH gene encoding histidine ammonia-lyase, whose protein sequence is MTLRLTGEQLTIEAIRQFLAYEDKVEVTEEAQARVERSRAIVERIIANKETVYGITTGFGLFSDVLIDQQKYNQLQVNLIRSHACGIGAPFASNVSLVMMVLRLNTLLKGHSGVTMDLVDQLVFFINQRIIPVIPQQGSLGASGDLAPLSHLALALIGEGKVEYQGEVLDSSDILKQLNRKPLTLQAKEGLALINGTQAMTAQGVISWIETENLAYQAEWIAALTHQALHGITDAYHEAVHQVRNFEEQTAVARRMSDWLEGSKLTTRQGEMRVQDPYTLRCIPQIHGASFQVFQYVREKLEFEMNAANDNPLIFNEGDETLVISGGNFHGQPVAFALDFLKLGTSELANVAERRLERLVNPQLNGGLPAFLSPEPGLQSGAMIMQYAAASLVSENKTLAHPASVDSIPSSANQEDHVSMGTIASRHGYQILENTRRVIAIEAIIASQAVEIRGIEQLSPKTREQYEALRKIVPSIQEDRPFHQDIENVAKYLKNLAYQK, encoded by the coding sequence ATGACATTACGTTTAACAGGTGAGCAGCTGACGATTGAGGCTATACGACAGTTTTTAGCATATGAGGATAAAGTAGAAGTGACTGAGGAAGCACAAGCGCGCGTTGAAAGAAGTCGTGCGATTGTAGAACGGATTATTGCGAATAAAGAGACCGTGTATGGGATAACAACAGGGTTTGGTTTATTTAGCGATGTACTCATTGATCAACAGAAGTATAATCAATTACAAGTCAATTTAATACGTTCACATGCGTGCGGTATCGGTGCCCCTTTTGCATCGAATGTTTCGCTCGTGATGATGGTTTTACGTTTAAACACTTTATTGAAAGGTCATTCAGGGGTGACGATGGATTTAGTAGATCAATTGGTGTTTTTCATCAATCAACGTATCATTCCTGTCATTCCACAACAAGGTTCTCTCGGTGCTTCGGGTGATTTAGCGCCACTGTCACACCTTGCACTAGCGTTAATTGGTGAAGGTAAAGTCGAGTACCAAGGTGAAGTTTTAGACAGCTCGGACATCTTAAAACAGTTAAACCGTAAGCCTTTAACGTTACAAGCGAAAGAAGGATTGGCACTGATTAATGGCACACAAGCGATGACAGCACAAGGGGTCATTTCATGGATAGAAACTGAAAATTTAGCATATCAAGCAGAATGGATTGCCGCGTTAACACATCAAGCGTTACATGGTATTACAGATGCTTATCATGAAGCGGTTCATCAAGTGCGTAATTTTGAAGAACAGACGGCTGTAGCAAGACGGATGTCAGACTGGCTTGAAGGGTCAAAACTTACAACACGCCAAGGGGAAATGCGTGTCCAAGATCCTTATACATTGCGTTGTATTCCGCAAATTCATGGGGCCAGCTTCCAAGTGTTTCAATACGTTCGTGAAAAGTTAGAATTTGAAATGAACGCAGCGAATGATAACCCACTTATTTTTAATGAAGGTGACGAGACATTAGTCATTTCTGGCGGTAACTTCCACGGTCAGCCTGTCGCATTTGCATTAGACTTCTTAAAGCTCGGGACAAGTGAATTGGCAAACGTGGCAGAACGTCGTCTTGAACGTTTGGTTAATCCACAATTAAACGGGGGTCTCCCTGCCTTTTTAAGCCCAGAACCAGGATTGCAAAGTGGTGCGATGATTATGCAGTATGCGGCAGCGAGTCTTGTATCAGAAAATAAAACATTGGCACATCCGGCGAGTGTCGATTCGATTCCTTCATCAGCCAATCAAGAGGATCACGTCTCAATGGGTACGATTGCATCACGTCATGGCTATCAAATTTTAGAAAATACACGTCGCGTCATTGCGATAGAAGCGATTATTGCGTCACAAGCGGTCGAAATAAGAGGGATAGAACAATTGTCACCAAAAACACGCGAACAGTACGAAGCGTTGCGTAAAATCGTGCCATCGATTCAAGAAGACCGACCATTTCATCAAGATATTGAAAATGTGGCGAAATATTTAAAGAATCTGGCGTATCAGAAATAA
- a CDS encoding AzlC family ABC transporter permease, with amino-acid sequence MSYTTFKQGIQDCLPTVLGYAGVGFSFGIVSVTSGFNILEILLLSLLVYAGAAQFIIIALIAVQTPIWVIVLTAMIVNSRMFLLSMTLAPNFKHDHLIHRVGVGSLLTDETFAVAITPYSKGHTITYQWMYGLNLLAYLFWALVTVLGGLLGDFFQHPEVFGLDYAITAMFIFLAISQFEGITKSKLRVYLYLVAIVIVMMLLLSLFLPSYLAILLASTLSATIGMVIDR; translated from the coding sequence ATGTCTTATACTACATTTAAACAAGGTATCCAAGATTGTCTCCCAACTGTACTAGGATATGCTGGGGTAGGCTTTTCATTTGGAATTGTAAGTGTCACATCAGGATTCAACATTTTAGAAATATTACTGCTCTCTTTACTCGTTTATGCAGGGGCAGCACAATTTATTATTATCGCACTCATTGCCGTACAGACACCGATTTGGGTCATTGTGCTCACTGCAATGATTGTCAATAGTCGTATGTTTTTATTAAGTATGACATTGGCGCCGAATTTCAAACATGATCATTTGATACATAGGGTAGGTGTAGGGTCTTTGTTAACGGATGAAACATTTGCTGTTGCTATCACGCCTTATTCGAAAGGGCACACGATTACATATCAGTGGATGTATGGCTTAAATTTATTGGCCTACTTATTTTGGGCATTGGTCACTGTGCTCGGGGGATTGTTAGGTGATTTCTTCCAACATCCAGAAGTATTTGGCTTAGACTATGCGATTACAGCGATGTTTATCTTTTTAGCAATTTCACAATTTGAGGGCATTACGAAATCGAAGTTACGTGTGTATCTCTACTTAGTTGCAATTGTTATTGTTATGATGTTACTACTCAGTTTGTTTTTGCCTTCATATTTAGCAATTTTACTTGCATCGACTTTAAGTGCGACGATAGGGATGGTGATTGACCGATGA
- the rplI gene encoding 50S ribosomal protein L9, giving the protein MKVIFTQDVKGKGKQGEVKDVPVGYANNFLIKNGYAVEATPGNLKQLEQKNKRIEKDKQQELEDAKALKERLAELEVEVKAKSGEGGKLFGSIITKQIAEALKAQHDIKIDKRKMELPHGIHALGYTNVPVKLHKEVEGTIRVHTVEQ; this is encoded by the coding sequence ATGAAAGTGATTTTTACACAAGATGTTAAAGGTAAAGGGAAACAAGGTGAAGTTAAAGACGTACCAGTGGGTTATGCGAACAACTTCTTAATCAAAAATGGTTATGCTGTTGAAGCAACACCAGGGAACTTGAAACAATTAGAACAAAAAAATAAACGTATTGAAAAAGACAAACAACAAGAGCTTGAAGATGCGAAAGCGTTGAAAGAGCGTTTAGCAGAGCTTGAAGTTGAAGTCAAAGCGAAATCTGGTGAAGGCGGTAAATTGTTCGGTTCTATTATTACGAAACAAATCGCTGAAGCATTGAAAGCGCAACATGATATTAAGATTGATAAACGTAAAATGGAATTGCCACACGGTATTCATGCGTTAGGTTATACCAATGTGCCTGTGAAGCTTCATAAAGAGGTTGAAGGTACGATTCGTGTGCATACTGTAGAGCAATAA
- a CDS encoding DHH family phosphoesterase, translated as MNRHSMKKALIVPFLVITVTAIIIVGLSFFFNQWLAFIAAILLFVMLIISIFIFRRFYRYLDRYLDDLSGKISVGSDRAVKTMPLGLIVLNENDQIEWVNPFMSERIERNVISDPINEVYPNILKQLEKAKEIEIADGAYAYRVRYSEKEHILYFIDITEEATIQQAYDDQQPIIATLFLDNYDEITQNMNDTQRSEINSMVTRVISRWAQEHNVYFKRYSSDQFIAYLNRRILRELEETKFDILSQLREKSVGYRTQLTLSIGVGEGSENLIDLGELSQSGLDLALGRGGDQVAIKNMNGNVRFYGGKTDPMEKRTRVRARVISHALKDILLEGDKVIVMGHKRPDLDAIGAAIGVTRFAMMNNLEAYIVLNESDIDPTLRRVMDEIDEKPELKERFVTSDDAWNMMTSRTTLVVVDTHKPEMVIDENILNKANRKVVIDHHRRGESFISSPLLVYMEPYASSTAELVTELLEYQPTEQRLTRLESTVMYAGIIVDTRNFTLRTGSRTFDAASYLRAHGADTILTQHFLKDDIETYINRSELIRTVKLQENGIAIAHGPDDKIYHPVTVAQAADELLSLDGVEAAYVVARREENLVGMSARSLGEFNVQLTMEALGGGGHLTNAATQLEGVSVEAAIEKLQQAINEQLDRSDES; from the coding sequence ATGAATCGTCATTCAATGAAGAAAGCGTTGATCGTACCTTTCTTAGTGATTACCGTTACAGCAATCATCATTGTAGGTCTATCCTTTTTCTTTAATCAGTGGCTTGCGTTTATCGCTGCTATTCTGTTATTTGTCATGCTCATTATCAGTATCTTTATTTTTAGACGTTTCTATCGTTATTTAGATCGTTATTTAGATGATTTGAGTGGCAAAATATCAGTAGGTAGTGATCGTGCAGTTAAGACGATGCCACTAGGTTTAATTGTGTTAAATGAAAATGATCAAATTGAGTGGGTCAACCCTTTCATGTCAGAACGGATTGAAAGGAATGTTATTTCAGATCCGATCAATGAAGTGTACCCGAATATTTTAAAGCAACTCGAAAAAGCGAAAGAAATTGAAATAGCAGATGGTGCTTACGCCTATCGCGTCCGTTATTCAGAAAAAGAACATATTTTGTATTTTATAGATATTACGGAAGAAGCAACCATCCAACAAGCGTACGATGATCAACAGCCGATTATTGCGACACTTTTTTTAGATAACTATGATGAAATTACGCAAAATATGAACGATACGCAACGTTCTGAAATCAACTCGATGGTGACACGTGTCATTAGTCGTTGGGCACAAGAACATAATGTGTATTTCAAGCGTTACAGTTCTGATCAATTTATCGCATACTTGAATCGTCGTATTTTACGTGAATTAGAAGAGACAAAGTTTGATATTTTAAGCCAGCTTCGTGAAAAAAGTGTCGGTTATCGTACACAACTCACTTTAAGTATTGGTGTAGGTGAAGGCTCAGAAAACTTAATTGACTTAGGTGAATTGTCACAATCAGGTCTTGATCTCGCATTAGGCCGTGGTGGTGACCAAGTTGCGATTAAAAATATGAATGGCAACGTACGTTTTTACGGCGGTAAGACTGACCCGATGGAAAAACGTACCCGTGTAAGAGCGCGTGTGATTTCCCATGCATTGAAAGACATTTTGTTAGAAGGCGACAAAGTCATCGTTATGGGACATAAACGTCCAGACTTAGATGCGATTGGTGCGGCGATTGGTGTGACTCGATTTGCGATGATGAACAACTTGGAAGCGTACATCGTGTTAAATGAATCTGACATCGATCCTACATTACGTCGTGTGATGGATGAAATCGATGAAAAACCAGAATTGAAAGAGCGTTTTGTGACGTCCGATGATGCATGGAATATGATGACATCTCGTACAACACTTGTCGTCGTAGATACGCATAAACCGGAAATGGTTATTGATGAGAACATTTTAAATAAAGCCAATCGTAAAGTGGTTATTGATCATCACCGTCGTGGCGAAAGCTTTATTTCAAGTCCGTTACTCGTCTACATGGAGCCATATGCAAGCTCTACCGCAGAACTTGTGACAGAGCTACTCGAGTATCAACCGACTGAACAACGCTTAACACGCTTAGAATCAACTGTAATGTATGCAGGTATCATCGTCGATACACGTAACTTTACATTGCGTACAGGCTCTCGTACATTTGATGCAGCAAGTTATCTCCGTGCGCACGGGGCTGATACAATCTTGACGCAACATTTCTTAAAAGATGATATTGAGACGTATATTAACCGTTCAGAGTTGATTCGTACGGTGAAATTACAAGAGAATGGTATCGCAATCGCACATGGTCCGGATGACAAAATCTACCATCCTGTGACCGTGGCCCAAGCAGCCGATGAATTGTTGAGTCTCGATGGTGTCGAAGCGGCGTATGTCGTTGCGCGTCGTGAAGAAAATCTCGTCGGTATGTCTGCCCGCTCACTCGGCGAATTCAACGTCCAACTCACTATGGAAGCATTGGGCGGTGGCGGTCATCTCACAAACGCTGCAACACAACTAGAGGGCGTGAGTGTTGAAGCGGCTATCGAAAAATTACAACAAGCGATTAATGAACAATTGGATAGGAGTGACGAATCATGA